One part of the Acetoanaerobium sticklandii genome encodes these proteins:
- a CDS encoding methyl-accepting chemotaxis protein produces the protein MDELSLGIQNQAEETEKASQISVEFNENLSKVKDYSNKIAQESETMETSNIEAKNAVLELKSKNENTISGMSYIEDSINTLVKETKNIEQILSTILDISSQTNLLALNAAIEAARAGESGRGFAVVAEEVRKLAEQSGNSAENIREIITTIVDTTKVASGNMDNIKEDLQKQSSAVSLTETSFDKLNSAIDNIVDKLSGMNDSIEIMTNNSILLTTNIQNISAVSEQSSAATQEVNASIMNQLNDIQNVKNQANELYELARDLDVHIEKFKI, from the coding sequence ATGGATGAACTATCCCTCGGAATACAAAATCAAGCTGAAGAAACTGAAAAAGCTTCTCAAATATCTGTAGAGTTCAATGAAAATCTCTCTAAAGTAAAAGATTACAGCAATAAAATAGCTCAAGAAAGCGAAACTATGGAAACTAGTAATATAGAAGCAAAAAATGCTGTACTAGAACTAAAATCTAAAAACGAAAACACTATATCAGGTATGTCTTACATCGAGGATAGTATAAACACCTTGGTTAAAGAAACTAAAAATATCGAGCAGATACTAAGTACTATTTTGGATATATCTTCACAAACTAACTTATTGGCTTTAAACGCGGCTATAGAAGCTGCAAGAGCTGGTGAGTCAGGAAGAGGATTTGCTGTAGTAGCTGAAGAGGTAAGAAAGCTAGCCGAGCAATCAGGTAATTCAGCAGAAAACATCCGCGAAATAATAACAACAATTGTTGATACCACTAAGGTCGCATCTGGCAATATGGATAATATAAAGGAAGATTTACAAAAGCAAAGCTCTGCTGTTTCACTAACAGAAACTAGCTTTGATAAATTAAATTCAGCTATTGATAATATAGTTGATAAATTGTCTGGAATGAACGATAGTATCGAAATTATGACAAATAACAGTATTTTACTAACAACTAATATCCAAAATATTTCAGCTGTATCGGAGCAGTCCTCAGCAGCTACCCAAGAAGTAAATGCTAGTATTATGAATCAATTAAATGATATCCAGAATGTAAAAAACCAAGCTAATGAGTTATATGAGCTTGCAAGAGATTTAGACGTGCATATAGAAAAATTCAAAATATAA
- a CDS encoding AAA family ATPase, with protein sequence MSIVCNIFGIPSIKKGNAEVSFPYKKAKAIFFYLLVNNHSTRDELASLFWDELSDSLAKKNLRNALYQIRSLLGDDILLSSEKSLVVLNTDIITYTNPEALSEPEVFIKAYKGEFLQGFSIKNAPLFEQWYTQAKQQYKEKYIQNLYTSINEEKAKSEINWNKIIKYAKLLTEVDDFDEKAYQILLEGYKNTKAYSQAIESYNKLKSTLERELGIEPDEATTTIFNEVLDAMNEKRQNTVSDFSESFGKYSQLRLLEQNQEEFMLDKPPTSFVILGEAGIGKSNLISNFLNRLDKKTVLIFKSKCIKTQKNHPYSYFKNLLVNEIGDKALINSWNEHLKSIISMMEGNEESILDLMESFFWDAFVAMFKDSNSKIILYIEDIHNMDEKSRNLLEYLLTNNISTYMIGSSSIKDKNMISKQFLALIENQRLEFISLSRWDYSKVKLFISQQLPKHMQTETLFDDVYFETQGNFLFIKYYVAAVLSGKDPKRISSDMVFYFEERLNDLSNPAQDVAKLISFFFEDTSFEMINSLSDIKESKLIDVIQELTDKDILKESIQNDSIRFSFTHPKLRQYIYESQTEIKRRFIHNQIGDVIEKQLHDKPADMDLYHRLIFHYMRGANKVKALDYSVKSLNRYLNYSHELFPILASGDEALFKDAYMSRKQTQAYLLEIENLLKEVRQKEGQTRDVIIGEIAFLHMKGRYLIREGSYEEGTKYINEMISKSIEINDDDYALEAYKQMIYYCIQISEADKMQEYIQLALDIAIRRNYHKETGIILRFKGLYYILKKEYTLAREVLTSSINTFTISKEVAEKYALNIAAAYNYIGEIHRINNNYHEAIIAYEKAIEIGKSKNAYTSLMVFCINAGQAMYHKKDYDKAKEYLDYAKHCQSMVDILWKKAVLDVYLGLIYIINKDKASGMKLIKTAETEAKKMKNPEEIGLVAWAKQEAKAHLESR encoded by the coding sequence ATGAGTATTGTATGCAATATATTTGGAATTCCATCTATAAAAAAAGGTAATGCAGAGGTATCTTTTCCATATAAAAAAGCCAAAGCAATATTTTTCTATCTTTTAGTAAATAATCACTCAACTAGAGATGAGCTTGCTAGCTTATTCTGGGATGAGTTATCAGATTCTCTTGCCAAGAAAAATCTCAGGAATGCGCTTTATCAGATAAGAAGTTTACTCGGTGATGACATACTGCTATCCTCTGAAAAATCTCTTGTGGTACTTAATACGGACATAATTACCTATACAAATCCTGAAGCTTTGTCTGAGCCAGAAGTATTTATCAAAGCATATAAAGGGGAGTTTCTGCAAGGATTTTCAATTAAGAATGCGCCTTTGTTTGAGCAGTGGTATACGCAAGCAAAACAGCAATATAAAGAAAAGTATATTCAAAATTTATACACATCCATAAATGAAGAAAAAGCAAAATCTGAAATAAACTGGAATAAAATAATAAAATACGCAAAGCTACTCACTGAAGTAGATGATTTTGATGAAAAAGCATATCAAATTCTTTTAGAAGGCTACAAGAATACCAAAGCGTACAGTCAAGCTATAGAGAGCTATAATAAGCTAAAGTCTACGCTTGAAAGGGAACTTGGCATAGAGCCAGATGAAGCAACTACGACTATATTTAATGAAGTACTAGATGCTATGAATGAGAAAAGACAAAATACAGTCTCAGATTTTTCTGAGTCCTTTGGAAAATATTCTCAGCTCAGACTTTTAGAGCAAAATCAAGAGGAATTTATGCTAGATAAGCCTCCTACCTCATTTGTGATTTTAGGAGAGGCAGGAATAGGAAAATCCAATCTGATATCAAACTTTTTAAATAGATTAGATAAAAAAACAGTTTTGATTTTCAAGTCCAAGTGTATCAAAACTCAGAAAAATCATCCATATAGCTATTTTAAGAATTTATTGGTAAACGAAATTGGTGACAAGGCTCTAATAAATAGCTGGAATGAGCATCTTAAAAGCATAATTAGCATGATGGAAGGTAATGAAGAAAGCATTTTAGACCTCATGGAGAGTTTTTTCTGGGATGCTTTTGTGGCTATGTTTAAAGACAGCAATTCTAAAATAATACTGTATATAGAAGACATTCATAACATGGATGAAAAAAGCAGGAATCTTTTAGAGTATTTGCTCACTAACAATATAAGCACATACATGATAGGAAGCAGTAGCATTAAAGATAAAAATATGATTTCGAAGCAGTTTTTAGCTTTGATTGAAAATCAAAGGCTTGAATTTATTAGTCTTTCACGCTGGGATTACAGTAAGGTAAAGCTATTTATAAGTCAGCAGCTTCCAAAGCATATGCAAACAGAAACTCTATTTGATGATGTTTATTTTGAAACTCAAGGGAACTTCTTGTTTATAAAGTATTATGTAGCTGCAGTTTTAAGTGGAAAAGATCCAAAGAGAATAAGTAGTGACATGGTTTTTTATTTTGAGGAAAGACTAAATGATTTATCAAACCCTGCTCAGGATGTGGCAAAGCTAATCTCGTTTTTCTTTGAAGATACTAGCTTTGAAATGATTAATAGCCTTTCTGACATAAAGGAAAGCAAGCTTATAGATGTAATTCAGGAGCTTACAGATAAAGACATCCTCAAAGAAAGCATTCAAAATGACAGTATAAGATTTTCTTTTACTCATCCGAAGCTCAGACAGTACATATACGAAAGTCAAACGGAAATCAAAAGAAGGTTCATTCATAATCAAATTGGAGATGTTATCGAAAAGCAGCTTCACGACAAGCCTGCAGATATGGATTTATACCATAGACTGATATTTCATTACATGAGAGGGGCAAATAAAGTAAAGGCGCTAGATTATAGTGTAAAGAGCCTTAATCGCTATCTTAACTACTCTCATGAGCTGTTTCCAATACTTGCATCTGGGGATGAAGCTTTATTTAAGGATGCATATATGAGCAGAAAGCAAACCCAGGCTTACTTATTAGAAATAGAAAATCTGCTAAAAGAGGTAAGACAAAAAGAAGGTCAGACCAGAGATGTAATTATAGGAGAAATTGCATTTTTACATATGAAAGGCAGATATCTAATCAGGGAAGGTAGCTATGAAGAAGGAACTAAATATATAAATGAAATGATTAGCAAGTCAATAGAAATAAACGACGATGACTACGCTCTAGAGGCATATAAGCAAATGATTTACTACTGCATACAAATTAGTGAAGCTGATAAGATGCAAGAATATATTCAGCTTGCTCTAGATATTGCCATAAGGAGAAACTATCATAAGGAAACAGGTATAATACTTAGATTTAAGGGACTTTACTATATACTTAAAAAGGAGTATACCCTTGCTAGGGAAGTTCTCACTAGCTCTATTAACACCTTTACTATAAGTAAAGAGGTGGCAGAAAAATATGCACTTAATATTGCAGCTGCATATAATTATATAGGGGAGATACATAGGATAAACAATAACTACCATGAAGCAATAATAGCCTATGAAAAAGCTATAGAGATAGGAAAATCGAAAAATGCCTATACCAGTCTTATGGTATTTTGCATAAATGCTGGGCAAGCTATGTATCATAAAAAAGATTACGATAAGGCAAAAGAGTACCTAGATTATGCTAAACATTGTCAGTCTATGGTAGACATACTTTGGAAAAAGGCTGTACTAGATGTCTATTTAGGCCTGATTTATATAATTAATAAAGATAAAGCTTCTGGTATGAAGCTGATAAAAACTGCTGAAACTGAAGCTAAAAAAATGAAAAACCCTGAAGAAATAGGACTGGTAGCTTGGGCAAAGCAAGAAGCTAAAGCACATCTAGAAAGCAGATAA